AGCTCGCTCTAGAGGGCATCCTATCTTAGCcgttgtgaaaaaaaaaataaaaaatttacatcCAATTAGATCCCGCCACGTTTAACACTCCCCTCATTCTCTGACACGTCCCCGACTGTGAAGGTGTTCGTTTTGACTGCTAAGCTTCTGCTCCCTGCTATCCTGCGCCGGGGGAACATGGAATAGGGGGTCGCTGTCTGACATGGCGTGGAGCCCAGTTAGGGGCCACCATCGTTGACTTAAAAGCTTCTCGTTAATATAAATATCACTATTAAGATGtgtatattttttcatattcacTATTATCCTTGTCAGTTAAACAGCAAATAAACCaccataaataaatttaatttttttattaaaaataatttattttataaaatatataaaaaattgaattaaataattttaaagtgaaaattaattaataaatattttaaattttaaaatcattgaGTGAATGAATGTCCCACAGAAAATCAATGTCCAAATTAATTGGCATTGCTACCCCTACTCACAATTATTCTCTCTTAATTATAACCCTAACACACGCTCGTCTAATTATTAATGTTTCCATTATCTTAACTTTCTTAGCcccaattttctttttttttttttcacatcatttttaaaaaatatatgatttttattttttaatttaatttctatttttattattttaatacaaattatattactcgattatttttaaaatttaaaaaattttatttttaaaataaattataaataattatcatattaataagaaggataaaaaaatctaaatataattttttagggTAGAGATGGAATTATCTTTTATACTATTGATGATAAACATATTTTCTCCTTTCTATAATATTaagtttacctttttttttatttattataaattatgttatTTCTTATTTGATAatatacatctctttaatatgcaataaaacattaaaattaatttatttatttctctcaTTTCAAGTGATATTTTAGAAAGAGAAAGGAACTCCACTTCAAttgcttaaaaaaattaaatatttattttttatgattttatttaaatattttaattttaaaaatttaattaaaaattaaaaattttacacaaattttatcctaatttaaaattacaattaaaagtATTCTTAATGATGTGatattaaatgtgattttttattattaaaaatattaattattaccttaaaaattaaaatttaatatttttttaaaattcaaactaattttttaatctttttgtgTTTGAATGGggaacatatataaaaaatataaaataaaagcaaaaataaGCTACGGTAGAGCCTATAGATAGCACATATAGTCAACATACATGTCACTTCGTGTCAATTATGgtataaaattttcaacgtTCACGAATTGAAATCTTCAGGCtctgttaaaaatatttaaaaattaaataaatattccatacaatttataaattgatgagtaaattttgaaaaaaatgtaattaattatttttttaaataaagtaattaattactttatataaatatttttattttatttattataacatATAAATATAGTATATGATGTGAACGctattaaatgatttaaaaattaataaaaagtatataaaaaataaaaattaatattatattaaaattattaaattaataaataatttaaaataaacaccaaaaaatttaatttattaataaatacatctgaataaatttaaaaaattttagattttattttttgaatttttaaactccattaaaaaaaataatttaaaataaaattttatctaaaattataattattatgagatgaaaattgtaataattttataagatttttttttttttgtcgatTTGTCAATATTTCTTGCATGCGCATTGACCTTATTACAGAGCTTACGCATAGCCTCCGACCACAAACCATAGGATTTTATGTTGAATTAATTGTAGATTTAACACAATTGTCAAatctcaattttaatatttatttttataaagtaacCATTTCTACTTTTtcacatattttttaaatatatttagtctaataataaaataaatttctacaactttattgacttaaaatgaaaattgcatgattttatatatttgtagAAATTAACATATCTGGGCCACTTGGGTATTCAATGATAGACATAAATTTAGAAATACGacatatatttttaacataaactatgaattatattaaaaattaattgaagctCAAACAATTTAGTATGAGAATAATACATGgagttatatttatattttaataaatttagaaaatttaaatcaaatgataaatatatatttttaaaaaaagaaaaaagaaaaaagaagaaaaaggggcAGTCACTTCATGGCCTATTAACACGAGGCAATGACGAGGAATGAAGACAGGACTTGTTGTatgtaaattaaaaagaatattgAGACTTCAAAAACACGACACTACGTGGTGCCCAAAATTCATGTTACATTAATTATGATAATAACGTCTGCATTATAAAAACACAGCAAAAGATAAAAACAGAATCAAAGCATATATTTAGATATAATCATGCTCAATGTAACTGGCAAAATCAGAattattccttctttttttttaaaaaaaaagcttcCCAACGTTAGAAGATGGGAAGCGTGTAATTTTTGGGCAAGAAGTGAAAGGCATAATGTAACTTTATTCCAAAAGTTAAAGCTATGAAAGCACaaaatcttttattaaatttggATTGCACTTAAGTAATACaccttttataattattatatttttttaatgttttacccTTTTTAGAGCTCTATGTGATGGTGAATTATTGGCTAATTTTCTTCTCACTCTATTTTTTACTATAGGACTAGGAAGCCATAAATGGTCTTTCTCCTAAAGTCCTAACTCTACTTATTTCAATCAAGCACATTCAacttttcatcttttttatgGACTGGCAAAGGCCAATCAGGTAATGCCATGTGAAGCACCAATTTTACCCATTTTTACATTATGGTCTAGGAATCCCATGAACCTTTTtcatttctttgtttctttcttttgaAACATTCCACCTCAAAAGAAATTAACACCAAAAAACTCATCTCAATTGTCTTTGTGGGAATAAAATCTCTAAATAGCAAAATACTCTTTATATTAGAAGAGTGGCTGTCACTGTGACTGTGGACTGTGGACTGTGGTTGCTCTTGCTCCTGTTCCTCCTTTTCtctgttaataaaaaaaattttaaaaaaattcactttGCCCTGCCTTTGTATGGTAGCCACTTAAAAGCATTCTGTCTATCTGTCCCTTCAAAATGAAGAACACATACAAGAAGggcttttattttcatttcatttgATTTCTGTCTGCAAAAGGACTCCACAATTTCAAACGCTTCCAAGGCACATGgttttaaaactttatttttctttttttggcagGCTAAAGACTAAAGCAGAACTAAAGTAAACACGAGTGCATTGGGATCTGAGGAGGAATAGGTCCGGCAATTATTGGAGCTTGGATTACATCTTCCCACGCTCAACTTCTGGTCACTGCCTGATTCAAACCTGAATTGAATCGTTGCCCATAATTTTTAACCGTTTCCATTTCCACAGTACATTTCTAGTTGGGTTTAAAAGCGGCTTCAGTTTTAATTTCAGATTAATACAATTTAACAATTATAACATTTTTAATTATGTAGATATACTTTCCCAACTTAAGTGGATTCACATTCAAAACTCTACTCTATCAAtgcttaatatatatatatatatatatacacttaaaaatagaattgaattactaatttcaatttaatccaattcaaagaaaagagacTAATTGGATTCGAATTCATACACTATCGATCGCCTCCGATTCCAATCAGCTTGGAGTTGGAGGGTTCATGGATATCTTTTTCCCTTATCTTTGGACTCTGGCCAGACCCAGTAAATTGGAATTCTATCTTTCTGATTCTTTTTGTTTCGTAAATTCCATCATTATGTGTGTGCTGAACTGGACCAGAACCTTGTAACTATTCATACACTCAGGTCAAACAAGACATGTGCGTCGTAAAAGTGGTGGAGCTCACTCACACACAGTCACACATATGCACAGGTATAATTCGACTCTGGATATACATTATAGATACATGAATGGGCAGAGCAGTTGATTGAGGACTTGTTAATTTCAAATGCATGTCTCCAAATGTATACAGCCTTTTGAATCTCTAATTAATCAGATGATTCATGAACCATGAATTATAAACGTCCAAAGGTTGGACCCCTAACCTGCTGTAGACAACGAGAAGGTTCATCTAGAATATACAGCTAATACATGTTACTACTTTCTAGGGTCCTAATAGGAGACACCTAGTCTAAATGTGTATATGCACCCATGCTCAAAGAAGGTTGCTAATAACATTCATCAATCAAGTTCCTTTTAACATTGACATCGTTGCCTTTGGCAAACGATTTAATGCTTTCATCCCATGTTTAAGCTTCCAATTCCAAACCACAGTTTATAAAGACCGGTCACTGTTATTCTGATCATATCAGCACCCAAAGTTAGTCAACAATGACAAGCTTACCCCTAGGAAGTAGGAACCACCATCATTGAGATCTGAGGAGAATTCATGGAATGAAACCCATCTTTCTCTGAGTGTTAGAAGATGCTGTTCTGAGGGAACCACCAATAGCAACCACTTTAAAACCAAGCACTTCAATTCAAAACTAAAGAgtatgacaaaaaaaaaaacttgtatTTCAGATTATTGCCACATGAATGGGATTAAGAAAAGAACTGAATATCccacaattttttttcaatGGTAATCCCTACAAATGGCATTTAATATGGACCATCCACATGTCTAAAAGCATTCCAAACATTCATTTAATTCATCCACAAGTCATGTAAGATAAGTCATATAATCCGTCTAGCAGCTAGATAAGTTATTGTTTCCTTCCTCTTCCTTTCTTCCCTGGCTGTGCTTCTGTCTGTTCTTTGCCTGTAACTTCTGACACATCAGCTGCCTCATGTGAAAAAAGAAGATAAGAAAAGGGAAAACTAGTTAGAACAGCTTAGGCATCAAGATCCAATAATTTCTTTAAACTTCCTCTGTAGAACAGTTCAACTACAGCAAATTCAAATGCAACCCCATTCTAAAATTTGACCATACCGTCAGGGCCGCGAGACATCAAAGTGAAGAAAATGTTATTTAGTTTCTCCATCTTCTTAGCATCCTGTGCTTGGTCTGTCTTGAACTTCAGACACTGGCAAAAGATGGCATGAGAAAGGCAACTACTGAAGGataagaaaacaaagaagaaatgAATACAGCAAATATTTCTCCTAGTTATCTTCTTCTTGCAAGGCGGATATAGGATTCACACAATATGAATATAAGGAAACCAAATACCAACATTTGCCGGCCAGCATCGCATGCACAGAAATTAAATCCCACAGGCATATTGAGCAACTGTCTACTCACGTGCAACCAATGTATAGAATTTCttcagtattttttttttcttttttgttatgAAATAAAACTACTATACATGCATttaaaagaataagaagaagagcAGCTGTGAAAATATAGACTGACATGCTGCTTGACAACCTGATTAACACTAAAAGTATAATACTTAAACACTCTTTTGTTATTTCAGTGTAATAACGTTATCCTTTTTcaccttttttttattatttttaaaccacCTAATACAATAAAGTAAAACACTACTTAATAGAAGTATCATCATCATTGTCACCATTTTGCTATCCATCAATACCAATTTACAACTACTATCACTATCAAGTACCAGTAGGACCATCAACAACACTGTCCTCCACAACTCTCATTACCACCTAAGAAGCACAGAAACATAAGTCAAGAAAGGTTTCCTGCATTTCCAAAAAATGTTTCAGAAAAAATGGAAACAAATTCAAAATGTTTCAGGACCATTTATTTAATCTAGGAAAAATAGGAAATGTGTTTCTTTTGtcaaaaaaatcacaaaaattaaaaacaaagccCAGCAGTCTCTCTTCTCTCGCCTCACTGTCTCCCATTCATGCTTCTCCTTTATTTGCATGATGAGCTTCTCTAGGTATTGATCTTACAATTGCCATGAATGAGAGGGATCTCTGTGGTGGAAACTAGAGATataagagagaaagaaagaagggaCTAGAGATTAAGGGAGGGTTGGAGGACTTGAAGAGAATAAAGAAACATGTTTACATATGTCCGGTCATTTTTTTACttaataagtattttttaaaaaaaaattaatacaaatgattaaaatttatatttcctttattttttatacatatatacaCGTTTTCCCCTCATGTTTCTGTTTCCTATAATTTCAGGAAATGCTGCTTCCAGTGTCCATTTTGATGTTTCTATGTTTCCATGCTACATAAATCGCTACCATCACCATCAATGGACATGGTTGTCTTCTACCACTACCACTGCTTTCCCAATCACAATCACAATCACCATCACTATCAGCATCACAACCACCGTTACTGCTGTAACACGCCACTAACACTGCCATGACAAGTATCCTCGACCACCATCATAGTCACCACTTTCATTATCTTagccattttatttatttgttcagAACTTGTTTTAAGTTGTTTGGACAAAATGATTAAATCCAGATGTCATGGTCTAGTGATAAAATCTCAGCATTTAAATAAAAGTACTGATAACTCAGTTGCAATTCGTATCTGATGTTCTAAGAACTAAATTATTCAGATCTCTAATTTTTAGCACTTAATGTCAGCTTTACAAACACCATTATGACCTAatcttaaataaaattgaaatgaatGCTTTAGAACTTCAACACTCTAGCTAGAGCAATAATAGTGAAGGTTAGACAATGGAACTTTGTAAATAGCACTTAAACCTGATCCATATATTCTACCAAATAACCTATGCCAATCCCCCATCCCCTCACAAACATAACAATTCCAAAATTGTAAATAAAATTCTAAGGAAACCAAAAACCTATTGAAGGGCTATAAaagtccccccccccccccccctttctTTTGGCAGAAGACAATTCTAAA
The Manihot esculenta cultivar AM560-2 chromosome 1, M.esculenta_v8, whole genome shotgun sequence genome window above contains:
- the LOC110611274 gene encoding signal recognition particle 9 kDa protein — translated: MVYITSWDEFVERSVQLFRADPDSTRYVMKYRHCDGKLVLKVTDNKECLKFKTDQAQDAKKMEKLNNIFFTLMSRGPDADVSEVTGKEQTEAQPGKKGRGRKQ